One region of Solanum pennellii chromosome 6, SPENNV200 genomic DNA includes:
- the LOC107023628 gene encoding 40S ribosomal protein S3a-like has translation MAVGKNKRISKGKKGGKKKAADPYAKKDWYDIKAPSVFEIKNVGKTLVTRTQGTKIASEGLKHRVFEVSLADLQKDEDQAFRKIRLRAEDVQGRNVLTNFHGMDFTTDKLRSLVRKWQTLIEAHVDVKTTDSYTLRMFCIAFTKKRPNQQKRTCYAQSSQIRQIRRKMVEIMRNQASSCDLKELVAKFIPESIGREIEKATSSIFPLQNVYIRKVKILKAPKFDLGKLMEVHGDYSEDVGVKLDRPAEETVAEAETEVPGA, from the exons ATGGCTGTCGG TAAGAACAAGAGGATTTCAAAGGGAAAGAAGGGAGGAAAGAAGAAGGCGGCCGATCCATATGCTAAGAAGGATTGGTATGACATTAAGGCACCATCAGTTTTTGAAATCAAGAACGTTGGCAAAACCCTCGTCACTAGGACTCAGGGTACTAAG ATTGCTTCCGAAGGACTGAAGCACAGAGTTTTTGAAGTCAGTTTAGCTGATCTTCAGAAGGATGAGGATCAGGCTTTCAGGAAGATCCGCTTGAGAGCAGAAGATGTGCAAGGGAGGAATGTCCTCACAAACTTCCAT GGAATGGACTTCACAACAGACAAGTTGAGGTCTCTGGTGCGCAAGTGGCAGACTTTGATTGAGGCTCATGTGGATGTCAAGACTACAGATAGCTACACGCTTAGGATGTTCTGCATTGCTTTTACAAAGAAGCGTCCAAACCAACAGAAGCGTACATGTTATGCTCAGAGCAGCCAGATCCGTCAG ATCCGTCGCAAAATGGTTGAGATCATGAGAAACCAAGCAAGTTCCTGTGACCTGAAGGAGTTGGTAGCAAAGTTCATCCCTGAATCAATTGGTAGAGAGATTGAGAAAGCTACTTCAAGCATTTTTCCACTCCAAAATGTTTATATTCGCAAAGTGAAGATCCTGAAGGCCCCTAAATTCGATCTTGGCAAGCTGATGGAG GTGCATGGTGACTATTCAGAAGATGTTGGTGTGAAGTTGGATCGACCCGCTGAAGAAACAGTGGCTGAGGCAGAGACAGAGGTCCCTGGAGCTTAG